A genomic segment from Brevundimonas mediterranea encodes:
- a CDS encoding EAL domain-containing protein: MRNLTTGFLYFAYLFLGMTVGAFLWRAGLGAGAGVAGALGALGLLGAFHGIVTGVAARRALKKEIDQVREAHRLLADAMESTQGALTELAHAIESGALSDTDALTGEVRMLETLVQQMSESIDHRLSAAPSIGVETFEGRRQAQSNVLLRTIHEALSEGRVDLYLQPVVSLPQRRTIFYESFTRLRDATDRVMMPAEYLSLAEGEGLVPAIDNLLLFRCAQIVRRLARQDRKVGVFCNVALTSLGDETFFPRFLEFLSENRDLNQALIFELGQANFDARGAVEARNMARLADMGFRFSLDKVQTLDLDFADLQRADVKFIKVSADLLIEQLLDLDGGAPLRSMPDIQAADFAALTRRYGVEVIAEKVENERQVVDILELDVAMGQGHLFGEPRAIKEQVLAETDPPADFLRSTLRSAEQRRRFS, translated from the coding sequence ATGCGTAACCTGACCACGGGCTTTCTGTACTTCGCCTATCTGTTCCTCGGCATGACCGTGGGGGCCTTCCTGTGGCGTGCGGGCCTGGGCGCCGGCGCGGGCGTGGCGGGCGCGCTCGGGGCGCTGGGTCTGCTGGGTGCCTTCCATGGCATCGTCACGGGCGTCGCCGCCCGTCGCGCCCTGAAGAAGGAGATCGACCAGGTCCGCGAGGCCCACCGCCTGCTGGCCGATGCGATGGAGTCGACCCAGGGCGCCCTGACCGAACTGGCCCACGCCATCGAGAGCGGCGCCCTGTCAGACACAGACGCCCTGACCGGCGAAGTGCGAATGCTGGAGACCCTGGTCCAGCAGATGAGCGAGAGCATCGACCACCGGCTGTCGGCCGCCCCCAGCATCGGGGTCGAGACCTTCGAAGGCCGGCGCCAGGCCCAGTCGAACGTCCTGCTGCGCACCATCCACGAGGCGCTCAGCGAGGGTCGGGTGGACCTCTATCTTCAGCCCGTCGTATCCCTGCCCCAGCGCCGCACGATCTTTTACGAGAGCTTCACCCGCCTGCGCGACGCGACCGACCGGGTCATGATGCCGGCCGAATATCTGTCGCTGGCCGAAGGCGAGGGCCTGGTGCCCGCCATCGACAATCTGCTGCTGTTCCGCTGCGCCCAGATCGTGCGCCGGCTGGCGCGCCAGGACCGCAAGGTCGGGGTCTTCTGCAACGTGGCCCTGACCTCGCTGGGCGACGAGACCTTCTTCCCGCGTTTCCTGGAGTTCCTCAGCGAGAACCGCGATCTGAACCAGGCCCTGATCTTCGAGCTGGGCCAGGCCAATTTCGACGCGCGCGGCGCCGTGGAGGCGCGCAACATGGCGCGGCTGGCCGACATGGGATTCCGCTTCTCGCTGGACAAGGTCCAGACGCTGGACCTCGACTTCGCCGACCTGCAGCGGGCGGACGTCAAGTTCATCAAGGTGTCGGCCGACCTGCTGATCGAACAGCTTCTGGATCTCGACGGCGGAGCGCCGCTGCGCTCCATGCCCGACATCCAGGCCGCCGACTTCGCCGCCCTGACCCGCCGCTACGGCGTCGAGGTCATCGCCGAAAAGGTCGAGAACGAGCGTCAGGTCGTCGACATCCTCGAGCTGGACGTCGCGATGGGCCAGGGCCACCTGTTCGGCGAACCCCGCGCCATCAAGGAACAGGTGCTGGCCGAGACCGACCCCCCCGCCGACTTCCTGCGCTCCACCCTGCGCAGCGCCGAACAAAGGCGTCGGTTCAGCTGA
- a CDS encoding SDR family NAD(P)-dependent oxidoreductase — MELFDLTGKVAIITGSSRGIGKAIAERLAEHGAKVVISSRKAGPCDEVAAEINGKYGEGRAIAVPANIASKEDLQRLVDETNAAFGQIDILVCNAATNPYAGPMGGIADDQFEKILQNNVISNHWLIQMVAPQMVERKDGAILVISSIGGLRGNALIGAYNISKAADMQLVRNLAVEWGPSNVRVNCIAPGLVQTDFAKYLWENPELLKTVTEPAPLKRIGQPDEIAGTAVYLCSPASAYVTGQTLVVDGGLTIAW, encoded by the coding sequence ATGGAACTGTTCGATCTCACCGGCAAGGTCGCCATCATCACCGGCTCGTCGCGCGGCATAGGCAAGGCGATCGCCGAGCGGCTGGCCGAACACGGGGCCAAGGTGGTCATCTCCTCGCGCAAGGCCGGGCCGTGCGACGAGGTCGCCGCCGAGATCAACGGCAAGTACGGCGAGGGGCGCGCCATCGCGGTTCCCGCCAATATCGCCTCCAAGGAGGATTTGCAGCGGCTGGTGGACGAGACGAACGCCGCCTTCGGTCAGATCGACATCCTGGTCTGCAACGCCGCGACCAATCCCTACGCCGGGCCGATGGGCGGGATCGCCGACGATCAGTTCGAGAAGATCCTGCAGAATAACGTCATCTCGAACCATTGGCTGATCCAGATGGTCGCGCCGCAGATGGTGGAGCGCAAGGACGGGGCGATCCTGGTGATCTCGTCCATCGGCGGCCTGCGCGGCAACGCCCTGATCGGCGCCTACAATATCTCCAAGGCGGCCGACATGCAACTGGTGCGGAACCTGGCGGTGGAGTGGGGCCCGTCGAACGTGCGGGTCAACTGTATCGCCCCGGGCCTGGTCCAGACCGATTTCGCCAAATATCTGTGGGAGAATCCCGAGCTGCTGAAGACGGTGACGGAGCCCGCGCCGCTGAAAAGGATCGGCCAGCCGGATGAAATCGCCGGCACGGCGGTCTATCTGTGCAGCCCCGCCTCGGCCTATGTGACGGGGCAGACCCTTGTGGTGGACGGTGGATTGACGATTGCCTGGTGA
- a CDS encoding lysophospholipid acyltransferase family protein, with translation MRQDLIWRLQAVAFQALFSFLRLLGVERASGLGGWLLRTLGPKTGTQKTVMRNLRIAFPDMTDARREALALEQWDRTGRTFAELAVMDQLTPEGGRVEVVGMERLHALRDSGKAAVLISGHLANFEVMAAVIMASGLPCQVTYRAANNPYVDALIRQSRERYGIRLFAPKGDGTRELMAGMKRGDSIALLVDQKYNQGPEVEFFGQPVNASPGAARLALKFGAVIQPLSVVRLPGVRFRVTAHEPIMIPETADKAADVLAGVQAVNRFVEDRVREVPEDWFWVHRRWPDRVYAALGDRLESAARRNGPA, from the coding sequence GTGCGGCAGGATCTGATCTGGCGCCTGCAGGCCGTCGCCTTCCAGGCGCTGTTTTCGTTCCTGCGCCTGCTCGGGGTCGAGCGCGCCTCGGGCCTGGGCGGCTGGCTGTTGCGGACGCTGGGACCGAAGACGGGCACCCAGAAGACGGTGATGCGCAATCTGCGGATCGCCTTCCCCGACATGACGGACGCCCGGCGCGAGGCCCTGGCGCTGGAACAGTGGGACCGGACGGGGCGGACCTTCGCCGAACTGGCGGTCATGGATCAGCTGACGCCCGAGGGCGGACGGGTCGAGGTGGTCGGGATGGAGCGGCTGCACGCCCTGCGTGACAGCGGCAAGGCGGCGGTGCTGATCTCGGGCCATCTGGCGAATTTCGAAGTCATGGCGGCGGTGATCATGGCCTCCGGCCTGCCGTGCCAGGTGACCTATCGGGCGGCGAACAATCCCTATGTGGACGCCCTGATCCGCCAGAGCCGCGAGCGCTACGGCATCCGCCTGTTCGCGCCCAAGGGCGACGGGACGCGCGAGCTGATGGCGGGGATGAAGCGGGGCGATTCCATCGCGCTTCTGGTCGATCAGAAATACAATCAGGGGCCGGAGGTCGAGTTCTTTGGTCAGCCGGTCAACGCCTCGCCGGGGGCGGCGCGACTGGCGCTGAAGTTCGGGGCGGTGATCCAGCCCCTGTCGGTGGTGCGTCTGCCTGGCGTCCGGTTCCGGGTGACGGCGCATGAGCCGATCATGATCCCCGAGACTGCGGACAAGGCGGCTGATGTGCTGGCGGGCGTCCAGGCGGTGAACCGCTTCGTCGAGGATCGGGTTCGCGAGGTTCCGGAGGACTGGTTCTGGGTTCACCGGCGCTGGCCGGACAGGGTCTATGCGGCCCTGGGCGATCGCCTGGAATCGGCCGCGCGGCGGAACGGCCCGGCATAG
- a CDS encoding response regulator, which produces MSSLQSLAVLLVDDNQHMRAITSAVLNSAGIHKVHEAPDGAVALDILSHQPVDLAIVDYNMFPLDGVEFTRLVRTGPDSANIYLPIIMMSGHAEKSRIYAARDAGVTEFLVKPITAKAILDRINAVILKPRAFIKTSAYCGPCRRRRDVEAYAGPFRRAADSRRSPRAA; this is translated from the coding sequence ATGTCATCGCTTCAATCGCTGGCCGTTCTGCTGGTGGACGACAATCAGCATATGCGCGCCATCACCTCGGCCGTGCTGAATTCCGCCGGCATCCACAAGGTTCACGAAGCGCCCGACGGCGCCGTGGCCCTGGACATTCTCAGCCACCAGCCCGTCGATCTGGCCATCGTCGATTACAACATGTTCCCGCTGGACGGCGTCGAGTTCACGCGGCTGGTCCGCACCGGCCCGGACAGCGCCAACATCTACCTGCCCATCATCATGATGAGCGGCCATGCCGAAAAGAGCCGCATCTATGCGGCCCGCGACGCCGGCGTCACCGAATTCCTGGTCAAGCCGATCACCGCCAAGGCCATCCTCGACCGGATAAACGCGGTCATCCTCAAGCCCCGCGCCTTCATCAAGACGAGCGCCTACTGCGGTCCCTGCCGCCGACGTCGCGACGTCGAGGCCTATGCCGGGCCGTTCCGCCGCGCGGCCGATTCCAGGCGATCGCCCAGGGCCGCATAG
- a CDS encoding M23 family metallopeptidase translates to MIGRRPLLLGFGAALATPRMLGASALPQGAAQGAVDLVLNGAWRQGGYALGRTEPRALILVDGEALSTASTDGLFIVGFDRDAPALAEIEARSGARSTRRVLDVAPYAFPSTRVDGLPPATVEPSDPALLDRIRQEVALKTEAFASRADADDFRDGFIWPLETYRISSEWGAQRILNGTPARPHYGVDLAAPAGTVIRAPADGRIVFTRPNMHFEGGLTLIDHGQGLISAYLHQSQLDVTPNQPVRRGDALGRVGMAGRATGPHLCWRLKWRDRNLDPSLLVGASAPRRLA, encoded by the coding sequence TTGATCGGCCGCCGCCCGCTGCTGCTCGGCTTCGGCGCGGCCCTGGCGACTCCGCGGATGCTGGGCGCCTCGGCCCTGCCCCAGGGCGCGGCTCAGGGCGCGGTCGATCTGGTCCTGAACGGCGCCTGGCGTCAGGGCGGCTACGCCCTGGGCCGCACCGAGCCGCGCGCCCTGATCCTCGTGGACGGCGAGGCCCTGTCCACCGCCTCGACCGACGGCCTCTTCATCGTCGGCTTCGACCGCGACGCCCCCGCCCTGGCCGAGATCGAGGCCCGATCCGGCGCCCGATCCACCCGCCGCGTCCTGGACGTCGCGCCCTACGCCTTCCCCTCGACCCGCGTGGACGGCCTGCCCCCCGCCACGGTCGAACCCAGCGATCCGGCGCTTCTGGACCGCATCCGCCAGGAGGTCGCCCTCAAGACCGAGGCCTTCGCCAGCCGGGCCGACGCCGACGACTTCCGCGACGGCTTCATCTGGCCGCTCGAGACCTACCGCATCTCCAGCGAATGGGGCGCCCAGCGCATCCTGAACGGCACGCCGGCGCGGCCCCATTACGGCGTCGATCTGGCCGCCCCGGCCGGGACCGTGATCCGCGCCCCGGCCGACGGCCGCATCGTCTTCACCCGCCCGAACATGCATTTCGAGGGCGGCCTGACCCTGATCGACCACGGCCAGGGCCTGATCAGCGCCTATCTGCACCAGTCGCAACTGGACGTGACCCCGAACCAGCCCGTCCGGCGCGGCGATGCCCTGGGCCGCGTCGGCATGGCAGGCCGCGCCACCGGCCCCCATCTGTGCTGGCGCCTGAAATGGCGCGACCGCAATCTGGACCCGTCCCTGCTGGTCGGCGCCAGCGCGCCCCGGCGTCTGGCCTGA
- a CDS encoding DUF2093 domain-containing protein: MDATNTTQAALHYGDGEFAVLKPGRFVRCAVTEKPIPLEVLRYWSPTRQEAYFGPAEFIARMTAP, from the coding sequence ATGGACGCGACGAACACGACACAGGCCGCCCTCCACTATGGCGACGGCGAATTCGCGGTGTTGAAGCCGGGACGGTTCGTGCGCTGCGCCGTCACGGAAAAGCCGATCCCGCTGGAGGTGCTGCGCTACTGGAGCCCGACCCGGCAGGAGGCCTATTTCGGCCCGGCCGAATTCATCGCCCGGATGACCGCCCCTTGA
- a CDS encoding cation:proton antiporter, giving the protein MPHADSLILTLVGGFVLAFVFGMLANRLKLSPLVGYLVAGVAVGPYTGGFVADTELAPQLAEIGVILLMFGVGLHFSPRDLMQVRQVAVPGALVQIAVATVLGWALGRVVLGLGDVEALLMGFALSVASTVVLLRALEERKQVKGEVGRIAVGWLIVEDMVIVIALVMLPMIIVPAGTQTDLAALGMGIGWTLLKVGLFVAGMLVVGGKLIPWLLVRIAHTRSRELFTLGVLAIALGIAWLAYYLFHSFALGAFLAGLVMNASPLGHNAAERSLPLRDAFAVLFFVSVGMLFDPMILVRQPWAVLGVLGIVIIGKSLAALAIARVFRLDRSTGLTVAASLAQIGEFSFILAALGVSLGAMSRETHDLILAAALLSISLNPFVFLFTDRMGGRPRPPVSGSPEAKQAAIDHKAEMAGPNPATA; this is encoded by the coding sequence ATGCCGCATGCCGACAGCCTGATTCTCACCCTGGTCGGAGGATTCGTCCTCGCCTTCGTGTTCGGCATGTTGGCCAATCGGCTGAAGCTGTCGCCCCTGGTCGGCTATCTGGTCGCGGGCGTCGCCGTCGGCCCCTATACGGGCGGTTTCGTCGCCGACACCGAACTGGCGCCGCAACTGGCCGAGATCGGCGTCATCCTGCTGATGTTCGGGGTCGGGCTGCACTTCTCGCCCCGGGATCTGATGCAAGTGCGCCAGGTCGCCGTGCCCGGCGCCCTGGTCCAGATCGCCGTCGCCACCGTCCTGGGCTGGGCCCTGGGCCGGGTGGTGCTGGGCCTGGGGGATGTCGAGGCCCTGCTGATGGGCTTCGCCCTGTCGGTCGCCTCCACCGTGGTCCTGCTGCGCGCCCTGGAAGAGCGCAAACAGGTCAAGGGCGAGGTCGGCCGCATCGCCGTGGGCTGGCTGATCGTCGAGGACATGGTCATCGTCATCGCCCTGGTCATGCTGCCCATGATCATCGTGCCCGCCGGAACCCAGACCGACCTCGCCGCCCTGGGCATGGGCATCGGCTGGACCCTGCTGAAGGTCGGCCTGTTCGTCGCCGGCATGCTGGTCGTCGGCGGCAAACTGATCCCCTGGCTGCTGGTCCGCATCGCCCACACCCGGTCGCGCGAGCTCTTCACCCTGGGCGTCCTGGCCATCGCCCTCGGCATCGCCTGGCTGGCCTATTATCTGTTCCATTCGTTCGCGCTCGGCGCCTTCCTGGCCGGCCTGGTGATGAACGCCTCGCCGCTGGGCCACAACGCCGCCGAACGGTCCCTGCCCCTGCGCGACGCCTTCGCCGTGCTGTTCTTCGTCTCGGTCGGCATGTTGTTCGACCCCATGATCCTGGTGCGCCAGCCCTGGGCCGTTCTGGGCGTCCTCGGCATCGTCATCATCGGCAAGTCGCTGGCCGCCCTGGCCATCGCCCGCGTCTTCAGGCTGGACCGCTCCACCGGCCTGACCGTCGCCGCCTCCCTGGCCCAGATCGGCGAGTTCTCCTTCATCCTGGCCGCCCTGGGCGTCAGCCTGGGGGCCATGAGCCGCGAGACCCACGACCTGATCCTGGCCGCCGCCCTGCTGTCGATCTCGCTGAACCCCTTCGTCTTCCTGTTCACCGACCGGATGGGCGGCCGGCCCCGCCCGCCGGTCTCGGGTTCGCCCGAGGCCAAACAGGCCGCCATCGATCACAAGGCCGAAATGGCCGGCCCCAACCCGGCGACGGCGTGA
- a CDS encoding tetratricopeptide repeat protein, whose product MKEHDKTAHDPFRLQRHRTPLAGGALAIVVLLIAVLLLASCGDGRPGFWRRGGQNDATLSCPRPASVTGSEFNAQEAGLRALRRAAFRGDVFAQLELGSRYAAVRATDKNIEDPIESAVWYAMALANDEGYAPINRVERNRGGLFGGGWRPLSRYDDCRAFERHRAYQVLDRQLSRMSREEQEAVRDRVIYVLSTQDAEGYRTLARLHDGLYGPFGEPEDNPEAREALGRAADGQGLGQKRPRGGYWAAINLFQRNDVDAYLYNYLAVQTGDVGAYVLMKDFERSSPGRAQYAGFVEAKARQWTPPFEFYPLEAPASGVPFSDESRPRGDAYEYALSRMQGELPFVHVGRALRYLGVTPEAVTAPEQLSRQQIEAFEAMIGHATESRLSPVERVRAIQLAAVNGSSEAQLVLAVMYAEGIGLPADYARSFKWFEEAARQGSPEAKFAMSTYFALGVAGVADQDKADAVAYRIESALSGFGPSASRLQALLSQVSRAQQQRR is encoded by the coding sequence ATGAAGGAGCACGACAAAACGGCGCACGACCCCTTCCGTCTCCAGCGGCATCGCACGCCCCTGGCCGGCGGCGCCCTGGCGATCGTGGTCCTTCTGATCGCCGTTCTGCTCCTGGCCAGTTGCGGCGACGGCCGGCCGGGCTTCTGGCGTCGGGGCGGCCAGAATGACGCCACCCTCTCCTGCCCCCGCCCCGCCTCGGTGACGGGGTCCGAGTTCAACGCCCAGGAGGCCGGTCTGCGGGCCCTGCGCCGCGCCGCCTTCCGCGGCGACGTCTTCGCCCAGCTGGAGCTGGGTTCGCGCTACGCCGCCGTCCGCGCCACCGACAAGAATATCGAGGACCCGATCGAAAGCGCGGTCTGGTACGCCATGGCCCTGGCCAATGACGAGGGCTACGCCCCGATCAACCGGGTCGAACGCAACAGGGGCGGACTGTTCGGCGGCGGCTGGCGCCCGCTGTCGCGCTACGACGACTGCCGCGCCTTCGAACGCCACCGCGCCTATCAGGTGCTGGACCGCCAGCTGTCGCGGATGAGCCGCGAGGAGCAGGAGGCGGTGCGCGACCGGGTCATCTACGTCCTCTCGACCCAGGACGCCGAGGGCTATCGCACCCTGGCCCGGCTGCATGACGGTCTGTACGGCCCGTTCGGCGAGCCCGAGGACAATCCCGAGGCGCGCGAGGCCCTGGGCCGCGCGGCCGACGGCCAGGGCCTCGGCCAGAAGCGTCCGCGCGGCGGCTACTGGGCCGCGATCAACCTGTTCCAGCGCAACGACGTCGACGCCTATCTGTACAACTATCTGGCGGTCCAGACCGGCGACGTCGGCGCCTATGTGCTGATGAAGGATTTCGAACGTTCCTCGCCCGGCCGCGCCCAGTACGCCGGCTTCGTCGAGGCCAAGGCGCGCCAGTGGACGCCGCCGTTCGAATTCTATCCGCTGGAGGCCCCGGCTTCCGGCGTGCCCTTCTCGGACGAGAGCCGCCCGCGCGGCGACGCCTATGAATACGCCCTGTCGCGGATGCAGGGCGAACTACCCTTCGTCCACGTCGGCCGCGCCCTGCGCTATCTGGGCGTGACCCCCGAGGCCGTCACCGCGCCCGAGCAACTGTCCCGTCAGCAGATCGAGGCCTTCGAGGCCATGATCGGCCATGCGACCGAAAGCCGGCTGTCCCCGGTCGAACGGGTCCGCGCCATCCAGCTGGCCGCCGTCAACGGCTCGTCCGAGGCCCAGCTGGTGCTGGCGGTCATGTACGCCGAGGGCATCGGCCTGCCCGCCGACTACGCCCGGTCGTTCAAGTGGTTCGAAGAGGCGGCCCGCCAGGGTAGCCCCGAGGCCAAGTTCGCCATGTCCACCTATTTCGCCCTCGGCGTCGCCGGTGTGGCGGACCAGGACAAGGCCGACGCCGTCGCCTACCGCATCGAATCCGCGCTGTCGGGCTTCGGCCCCTCGGCCTCGCGCCTGCAGGCCCTGCTGTCCCAGGTGTCCCGCGCCCAACAACAGCGCCGTTAA
- a CDS encoding GAF domain-containing protein, translated as MSYVARDDRPADKADRYAEVEAEVLAVLEGEPNLTARMATVASMLADAFDDFFWTGFYVVAPDKADELVVGPYQGTLGCLRIAFGRGVCGAAAATRRTQLVEDVHAFPGHIACDSRSASEIVVPVLDAAGELIAVFDVDATTPAAFDVVDQAGLERLMAKVFAAG; from the coding sequence ATGTCCTACGTCGCCCGCGACGACCGCCCCGCCGACAAGGCTGACCGTTACGCCGAGGTCGAGGCCGAGGTGCTGGCCGTGCTGGAGGGGGAGCCCAATCTGACGGCGCGGATGGCGACGGTGGCCTCGATGCTGGCCGACGCCTTCGACGACTTCTTCTGGACGGGCTTCTATGTGGTGGCGCCGGACAAGGCCGACGAACTGGTGGTCGGGCCGTATCAGGGCACGCTGGGATGCCTGCGCATCGCCTTCGGGCGCGGGGTGTGCGGGGCGGCGGCGGCGACGCGGCGGACCCAACTGGTCGAGGACGTTCACGCCTTCCCCGGCCATATCGCCTGCGACAGCCGTTCGGCCAGCGAGATCGTGGTTCCGGTGCTGGACGCGGCGGGCGAACTGATCGCCGTGTTCGACGTGGATGCGACGACGCCGGCCGCCTTCGACGTCGTGGACCAGGCGGGGTTGGAGCGGCTGATGGCCAAGGTCTTCGCCGCCGGTTGA
- a CDS encoding SDR family NAD(P)-dependent oxidoreductase, which translates to MTQRVMVITGGHGVLGRAVLEAAQAAGLAVAVIDHAEGHPVPAGVLEIGGVDLTDPAQAEGAVASVISRFGRLDVLANIAGGFVWQTTDDAAPAWDRMQALNLTTALNASRAALPYLKAAADGRIVNVGSAAALKPGAGMGAYGAAKLGVHALTQALAEELKTTAVTVNAVLPSIIDTPTNRKDMPDADPAAWVAPADLAAVILFLASPESRAMTGALVPVTGRV; encoded by the coding sequence ATGACGCAACGGGTGATGGTGATTACCGGCGGGCACGGGGTGCTGGGCCGGGCCGTGCTGGAGGCCGCGCAGGCGGCGGGGCTGGCGGTGGCCGTCATCGACCACGCCGAGGGTCATCCGGTCCCGGCCGGGGTGCTGGAGATCGGCGGGGTGGACCTGACCGACCCGGCCCAGGCCGAGGGGGCCGTGGCCTCTGTCATCAGCCGGTTCGGGCGGCTGGACGTGCTGGCCAATATCGCCGGCGGCTTCGTGTGGCAAACGACGGACGACGCGGCGCCGGCCTGGGACCGGATGCAGGCGCTGAACCTGACCACCGCCCTGAACGCCAGCCGCGCGGCCCTGCCCTATCTGAAGGCGGCGGCCGACGGGCGGATCGTCAATGTCGGCTCGGCCGCGGCGCTGAAGCCCGGCGCGGGCATGGGGGCCTATGGGGCGGCCAAGCTGGGCGTTCACGCCCTGACCCAGGCCCTGGCGGAGGAGCTGAAGACGACGGCGGTGACCGTCAACGCCGTCCTGCCCTCGATCATCGACACCCCGACCAATCGCAAGGACATGCCGGACGCCGATCCGGCCGCCTGGGTGGCGCCGGCCGATCTGGCGGCGGTGATCCTGTTCCTGGCCTCGCCCGAGAGCCGGGCCATGACCGGGGCGCTGGTGCCCGTGACCGGGCGGGTCTGA
- a CDS encoding HpcH/HpaI aldolase/citrate lyase family protein, with product MRGELVRSVLYLPASNARAVEKARTLDCDVAILDLEDAVAPEAKAEARAAAVAAVRAGGFGPRLGVRINALDSDWGEDDLDALAEAGAGLIVAPKVETVETVHAISVRAPGAALWAMIETPRGLIGLNDIAAAGGRLDGLMLGVNDLAKALGTGASPDREPFKPWLAALVVAARAQGLLAIDGVFNRIEDADGLAAEAVQGRLYGFDGKSLIHPSQIACANAAFSPSEAEVARARDIVEAFAAPEAEGRGAIRVGGAMVERLHLDQAEALLARHAEATNRR from the coding sequence ATGCGGGGCGAGCTGGTCCGCAGCGTGCTTTATCTGCCGGCGTCGAACGCGCGGGCGGTGGAGAAGGCGCGGACGCTGGACTGCGATGTGGCCATTCTGGACCTGGAGGACGCGGTGGCGCCCGAGGCCAAGGCCGAGGCGCGGGCGGCGGCGGTGGCGGCGGTTCGCGCCGGAGGTTTTGGGCCGAGGCTGGGGGTGCGGATCAACGCGCTGGACAGCGACTGGGGCGAGGATGATCTGGACGCCCTGGCGGAGGCCGGCGCCGGCCTGATCGTGGCGCCCAAGGTGGAGACGGTGGAGACGGTCCATGCGATCTCGGTTCGGGCGCCGGGGGCGGCGCTGTGGGCCATGATCGAGACGCCGCGCGGGTTGATCGGGTTGAACGACATTGCTGCGGCCGGCGGGCGGCTGGACGGGCTGATGCTGGGGGTCAACGACCTGGCCAAGGCGCTGGGAACCGGGGCGTCGCCGGACCGCGAACCGTTCAAGCCGTGGCTGGCGGCTCTGGTGGTAGCGGCGCGGGCGCAGGGACTGCTGGCCATCGACGGGGTGTTCAACCGGATCGAGGATGCGGACGGACTGGCGGCCGAGGCGGTGCAGGGGCGGCTGTACGGGTTCGACGGCAAGAGCCTGATCCACCCGTCGCAGATCGCCTGCGCCAACGCCGCCTTCTCGCCGTCGGAGGCCGAGGTCGCCCGGGCGCGCGACATTGTCGAAGCCTTCGCCGCGCCGGAGGCCGAGGGCCGTGGCGCGATCCGGGTCGGGGGCGCCATGGTCGAACGTCTGCACCTGGACCAGGCCGAAGCCTTGCTGGCGCGACACGCCGAGGCGACGAACCGCCGGTAA